A part of Salmo salar chromosome ssa18, Ssal_v3.1, whole genome shotgun sequence genomic DNA contains:
- the LOC106577681 gene encoding uncharacterized protein: MTALCLIFPLLVEMVHVLAGTESSSMRQKIGLMSANVGDTVVLHCFNSGDMGIMFSWYKQSFGNIPQLISTIYKYDRNATFYHEFKDNPRFSVEGGQGKNHLMIADVELSDSGTYYCGSAYGINVEFGQGVVLIIKGSRNMPVIHQLVSESVQPGESVTLNCTIHTETCAGDHSVYWFRHGSGESHPGIIYTHGDRSDQCEKSPEAGSPTQSCVYNLPKRNLSLSDAGTYYCAVASCGEILFGNGTKLNIEDESIDPLLFVYCLAVALAFAFILIILLACIIYKMKKITCLQCSELVSQTRGPTVSRSDASSQDADSLHYVALNLSNKTNRSRRQRGNMEEETVVMYSGIRQ; this comes from the exons ATGACCGCACTGTGTCTGATATTTCCACTTCTTGTAGAGATGG TTCATGTGCTAGCTGGGACTGAATCCTCATCCATGCGTCAGAAGATTGGTCTCATGTCAGCCAACGTTGGAGACACAGTAGTTTTGCATTGCTTCAATTCAGGCGACATGGGAATAATGTTCTCCTGGTACAAGCAAAGTTTTGGAAATATTCCTCAGCTCATCTCAACCATTTATAAGTATGACAGGAATGCAACATTTTACCATGAGTTTAAGGACAACCCTCGCTTCTCAGTGGAAGGTGGACAAGGAAAAAATCACCTAATGATCGCAGATGTGGAACTCTCTGATTCAGGCACATACTACTGTGGAAGTGCTTATGGAATCAATGTGGAGTTTGGACAAGGAGTCGTTCTCATCATAAAAG GGTCCAGAAATATGCCTGTTATACATCAGCTTGTGTCTGAGTCAGTCCAGCCAGGAGAGTCTGTGACTCTGAACTGTACAATACACACTGAGACCTGTGCAGGAGACCACAGTGTATATTGGTTCAGACATGGCTCAGGAGAATCCCACCCAGGAATCATTTACACCCATGGAGACAGGAGTGATCAGTGTGAGAAGAGCCCTGAGGCTGGGTCTCCTACACAGAGCTGTGTCTACAACCTCCCCAAGAGGAACCTCAGCCTCTCTGATGCTGGGACTTACTACTGTGCTGTGGCCTCATGTGGGGAGATACTGTTCGGGAACGGGACCAAGCTGAACATTGAGG ACGAGAGTATAGACCCTCTTCTCTTTGTATACTGCCTGGCCGTAGCATTGGCCTTTGCGTTCATCTTGATCATTCTCCTTGCTTGCATCATTTACAAGATGAAGAAGATAACATGTCTGCAGTGCAGTG AACTGGTCTCTCAGACAAGAGGTCCTACAGTTTCCCGGTCAGATGCAAGT AGCCAAGATGCAGACAGTCTCCATTATGTAGCTCTGAATCTGAGCAACAAGACGAACAGGTCTAGAAGACAGAGAGGAAACATGGAGGAAGAGACAGTGGTCATGTACTCTGGAATTAGACAGTAG